One genomic segment of Helianthus annuus cultivar XRQ/B chromosome 14, HanXRQr2.0-SUNRISE, whole genome shotgun sequence includes these proteins:
- the LOC110904335 gene encoding binding partner of ACD11 1, which produces MQTRTVQVGHLSDLATEREIHEFFSFSGDIEQVEICRDSEQHKTAFVMFKDPKALEIALLLSGATIVDQIVSITPAENYVPKPELQEVREVDNAVRMSPENSSPSAAESNSSSPRSGNVYISKAQDVVSSVLAKGSAIRQDAVNKAKAFDEKHQLRANASARVNSFEKRVRLSEKFNVSVAVVNEKVKSVDQKLQVSDKTMAALMAAERKLNDTGSAVKSSRYVTAGAAWLNGAFGKVAKAGQVAGTKTRQKWNLAVSNLTAKDSPIAA; this is translated from the exons ATGCAG ACGAGAACGGTACAAGTAGGACATCTTTCAGATCTAGCAACCGAGAGAGAAATTCACGAGTTTTTCTCCTTTTCTGGTGATATCGAGCAAGTTGAAATCTGTCG TGATTCGGAACAACATAAGACTGCATTTGTCATGTTTAAAGATCCAAAAGCTCTTGAAATTGCGTTATTGTTATCG GGAGCAACCATCGTGGATCAGATTGTTAGCATCACTCCTGCAGAAAATTATGTACCGAAACCTGAGTTGCAG GAAGTTCGTGAAGTAGATAATGCTGTAAGAATGTCCCCAGAAAACTCTTCACCATCTGCTGCAGAG TCCAACAGTAGTTCTCCTCGTAGTGGAAACGTGTACATTAGTAAAGCACAAGACGTCGTTTCAAGTGTTCTGGCAAAAGGTTCAGCAATTAGGCAAGATGCCGTGAACAAAGCTAAAGCATTTGATGAGAAGCATCAATTGAGAGCCAATGCGTCTGCTAGAGTTAATTCTTTTGAGAAAAGAGTAAGACTTTCAGAGAAATTTAACGTCAGCGTCGCAGTTGTAAATGAAAAAGTGAAATCCGTCGATCAAAAGCTTCAAGTTTCAGACAAAACAATGGCTGCATTAATGGCAGCCGAGAGGAAACTTAATGACACAGGATCGGCTGTCAAATCAAGCAG GTATGTAACTGCTGGAGCAGCTTGGTTAAACGGAGCGTTTGGTAAAGTGGCGAAGGCTGGGCAAGTTGCAGGAACAAAAACCCGACAAAAATGGAATTTGGCAGTCTCAAATTTAACTGCTAAG GATTCACCAATTGCTGCATAA